One window from the genome of Thermoleophilaceae bacterium encodes:
- a CDS encoding deoxynucleoside kinase: protein MSLEGLPGSGKTTTAQLVAELEGITYVHERSKDVPFLDAFYSDVERYKLETELAFVLIHYHQYRDLAEPAVLDYSPVKDLVFADLNLDGSDYELFHAVYARTSGSLPRPARVVYLDLEEDHLLERIAARGREYERDFHRRYLARLRNAYEERLGELGETVMRVPVVPSESPDDVAATVHAALCEFADTGQGGGDRPDNPT, encoded by the coding sequence ATCTCGCTCGAGGGTCTCCCCGGCTCCGGAAAGACCACCACCGCGCAGCTCGTCGCCGAGCTCGAGGGCATCACATACGTACACGAGCGCTCAAAGGACGTCCCCTTCCTCGACGCTTTCTACTCTGACGTCGAGCGGTACAAGCTCGAGACGGAACTCGCCTTCGTCCTTATCCATTACCACCAGTACCGTGACCTGGCAGAACCCGCCGTGCTCGACTACTCGCCTGTCAAGGACCTCGTCTTTGCCGACCTCAATCTCGACGGGTCCGACTACGAGCTCTTCCACGCCGTTTACGCGCGCACGTCGGGGTCTCTTCCGCGTCCCGCTCGCGTCGTGTACCTCGACCTCGAGGAGGATCATCTTCTTGAGCGGATCGCGGCACGCGGACGCGAGTACGAGCGAGACTTCCACCGTCGCTACCTTGCGCGCCTTCGCAATGCCTACGAAGAACGCTTGGGAGAGCTCGGTGAAACCGTCATGCGCGTGCCCGTCGTGCCCTCGGAGTCTCCGGACGACGTCGCTGCAACGGTCCACGCGGCCCTTTGTGAGTTCGCTGACACCGGTCAGGGCGGCGGCGACCGGCCCGACAATCCGACGTAG
- a CDS encoding Kiwa anti-phage protein KwaB-like domain-containing protein encodes MTAKTALEELRDFFEDEPDLEAATVARGKGGSAVPEVRVLNLAGDAQEFFRAVVKSAVVDKIGRWSLKKLDPLYKPDPDEVEWERTADIEAVELAVDRYRNLSPLAQFDAGDDAYKKRLLYWVVVLSHTDGRQAFFFRSFTASAELERKRGAALVAREGTFRRVEERIFLFEDTIDCFVFDDFLYVVRKRDYRRIFDQLDQIRRRAKRAARALHRQVPIANVDEFADACSTDSRMADKVLAVQNRDYFNTLSYDRLKKVIEEFSLQIPTEKRNGKVHLVFRTEPNQRFRILKLVDDDYLRSSWTDHRYEVNSKTDPPG; translated from the coding sequence ATGACCGCAAAGACCGCGCTTGAGGAACTGCGCGATTTTTTCGAGGATGAGCCAGATCTCGAGGCAGCCACGGTTGCGCGCGGTAAAGGTGGCTCGGCCGTCCCTGAAGTGCGCGTCCTCAACCTCGCAGGAGACGCCCAGGAATTCTTCCGGGCAGTGGTCAAGTCGGCCGTCGTCGACAAGATCGGGCGCTGGTCATTGAAGAAGCTTGATCCGCTTTACAAGCCCGACCCAGACGAGGTGGAGTGGGAACGCACGGCGGACATCGAGGCGGTCGAACTCGCGGTCGACCGCTATAGGAACCTCTCGCCATTGGCTCAGTTCGACGCCGGAGACGATGCCTACAAGAAGCGCCTGCTGTATTGGGTCGTCGTCCTGTCGCACACGGACGGCCGCCAAGCCTTCTTCTTTCGGTCGTTCACCGCGTCCGCGGAACTTGAGCGTAAGCGTGGCGCAGCGCTCGTCGCCCGGGAGGGAACGTTCCGACGCGTCGAGGAGCGCATTTTCCTCTTCGAGGACACGATCGACTGTTTCGTCTTCGACGATTTCCTATACGTCGTGCGTAAGCGCGACTACCGCCGCATCTTCGATCAGCTGGATCAGATCAGGCGGCGAGCCAAGCGGGCGGCACGCGCGCTACACCGCCAGGTGCCGATCGCGAATGTCGACGAGTTTGCCGACGCGTGCTCGACTGACTCGCGCATGGCCGACAAAGTTCTCGCCGTCCAGAACCGCGACTACTTCAATACGCTCAGCTACGACCGGCTGAAGAAGGTGATCGAGGAGTTCTCGCTCCAGATTCCTACGGAAAAGCGTAATGGCAAAGTGCATCTCGTCTTTCGCACAGAGCCAAATCAGCGCTTTCGGATCCTCAAGCTGGTCGACGACGACTATCTCCGATCGTCGTGGACGGATCACCGTTACGAGGTCAACTCGAAGACGGATCCGCCAGGCTAG
- a CDS encoding IS1595 family transposase: protein MEFQDRFGTDAACLDYLAASRWPEGFICPRCGGRRAWVLERRHLWECSACALQTSVTAGTVMHRTRTPLRTWFWAAYLVATHHPGISAKQLQRQLGLSRYETAWLILQKLRRAMVAPEREPLKGEVEIDDFWLGGHEEGLKGSRQRGKKALVGAAVEVRGHGSGRLRLQVLASSRARTLEAFTTTTTAPGAIVHTDGLNSYAGLAKLGYGHRPRKQTGATPEEQLLPRVHRAISNLKAWMHGTHRGVSNEYLPVYLDEFVFRHNRRGTPMAAFQTLLGLGAVHDPTTYDEITALRHAA from the coding sequence ATGGAGTTCCAGGACCGCTTCGGCACTGACGCCGCATGCCTCGACTACCTCGCGGCGTCGCGCTGGCCAGAGGGTTTCATCTGCCCCCGTTGCGGCGGGCGTCGCGCCTGGGTACTCGAGCGCCGGCACCTCTGGGAGTGCTCGGCCTGCGCTCTGCAAACCTCTGTCACGGCCGGGACGGTGATGCACCGAACGCGAACCCCGCTGCGCACTTGGTTCTGGGCCGCCTATCTGGTCGCCACCCATCACCCCGGGATCTCGGCCAAGCAGCTGCAGCGACAACTCGGGCTCTCGCGCTATGAGACGGCGTGGCTGATCTTGCAGAAGCTGCGCCGCGCGATGGTGGCTCCCGAGCGCGAGCCCTTGAAGGGCGAGGTAGAGATCGACGACTTCTGGCTCGGCGGGCACGAGGAGGGCCTCAAAGGAAGCCGCCAGCGCGGCAAGAAGGCGCTCGTAGGCGCCGCGGTCGAGGTTCGCGGGCATGGATCGGGGCGATTGCGCCTGCAGGTGCTCGCCAGCTCGCGGGCGAGGACGCTGGAGGCGTTCACGACGACGACGACGGCCCCGGGGGCGATCGTTCACACCGACGGGCTCAACTCCTACGCGGGACTGGCCAAGCTCGGCTACGGGCACCGCCCGCGCAAACAGACCGGTGCCACGCCCGAGGAGCAACTGCTACCGCGGGTGCATCGAGCGATCTCCAACCTGAAGGCCTGGATGCACGGCACCCATCGCGGCGTCTCAAATGAGTACCTGCCCGTCTACCTCGATGAGTTCGTCTTCCGCCACAACCGGCGAGGCACGCCGATGGCCGCCTTTCAAACCCTCCTCGGGCTCGGCGCAGTCCACGATCCGACGACCTACGACGAGATCACGGCGCTCAGGCATGCAGCCTGA
- a CDS encoding toll/interleukin-1 receptor domain-containing protein has product MKQYDVFISHATEDKDAIVRPLAIALAERGLDVWYDEFELRIGDSLRRKIDRGIANARFGVVVLSRAFFAKNWPQYELDGLVTREIHGGNQIILPLWHGLSKDELLRHSPSLADKVALRTSDLSVDQIADEVAAVILGDEAKAA; this is encoded by the coding sequence ATGAAGCAGTACGACGTTTTCATTTCTCACGCGACAGAGGACAAGGACGCGATCGTTAGGCCGCTGGCCATCGCGCTCGCCGAGCGTGGGCTTGATGTCTGGTATGACGAGTTCGAGCTGCGCATTGGTGACAGCCTCCGGCGAAAGATTGACCGGGGCATCGCCAACGCCCGGTTCGGCGTCGTCGTTCTCTCACGGGCGTTTTTCGCGAAGAATTGGCCCCAGTACGAACTCGACGGGCTCGTGACCCGCGAGATTCATGGCGGCAACCAGATCATCCTTCCGCTTTGGCATGGGCTCTCGAAGGATGAGCTGCTCCGACACAGTCCATCCCTCGCCGATAAGGTCGCGCTGCGGACCTCCGACCTGTCTGTAGACCAGATCGCGGACGAGGTCGCTGCGGTGATCTTGGGGGACGAGGCAAAGGCCGCCTAG
- a CDS encoding radical SAM protein, whose amino-acid sequence MDELPHQTLRRLMLTIDSQPCPFGCRYCFARFSQYEGGVTLSTVEASPDLLTDIDVIYPACDVDLFVRKDAVGVLTRVARLGASISVSTKARLRPDVLGDLACLSKELASRGQVLKVGVSLTTKHRVREIEPRTPTYETRIAGLTALSSAGIPSALVLRPLLADIPDAEYEEIVSEASGATSSVLVGEEYLDSDKSQRRHLIAEPASGSRTKAREVRWLRERPVWPVRETAERVDRLRRFALRAGMRVFESDIDLMTDLIEGSAKGDTRPVVREFQPAAS is encoded by the coding sequence ATGGACGAGCTGCCGCATCAGACGCTGCGGCGCCTGATGCTCACAATTGACTCACAGCCCTGTCCCTTCGGCTGCCGTTACTGCTTCGCGCGCTTTAGCCAGTACGAGGGCGGGGTTACCTTGAGCACGGTCGAGGCCTCTCCTGATCTGCTGACCGATATCGACGTCATTTACCCGGCGTGTGATGTGGACTTGTTCGTACGGAAGGATGCCGTGGGGGTCTTGACGCGTGTCGCGAGGCTCGGCGCCTCAATCAGCGTTTCAACGAAGGCCCGGCTCCGTCCGGACGTTCTTGGTGATCTGGCCTGCCTCTCGAAGGAGCTTGCGAGCCGTGGCCAAGTGCTAAAGGTTGGCGTGTCGCTTACCACGAAGCATCGCGTTCGTGAAATTGAGCCTCGCACCCCGACGTACGAGACTCGAATCGCGGGACTAACCGCGTTGTCCTCTGCAGGAATTCCATCGGCCCTCGTTCTGCGTCCGCTATTGGCTGACATCCCCGACGCTGAGTACGAGGAGATCGTGAGTGAGGCGAGCGGAGCTACATCGTCAGTGCTAGTCGGTGAGGAATACCTCGACTCTGACAAATCTCAGCGACGGCACTTGATCGCGGAGCCGGCATCTGGCTCTAGGACGAAGGCCAGGGAAGTGCGGTGGTTGCGGGAGAGGCCGGTATGGCCAGTTCGTGAGACTGCCGAGCGTGTCGACCGATTGCGTCGCTTTGCACTGCGAGCGGGAATGCGCGTCTTTGAGAGCGACATCGACTTGATGACGGACCTAATCGAGGGCTCCGCGAAAGGAGACACCAGACCCGTGGTGCGTGAGTTCCAGCCAGCCGCCTCGTGA
- a CDS encoding M14 family zinc carboxypeptidase encodes MRRLTVPGLAIAFVLGVTAPAHAAPEAPSVLPAVTKTLSGASCSTAAYTAPMSGYLDVRLRGAGDWDLELRDGAQRLAASRGFGGREVVQAWVQAGQRLTAQGCRADGAGRNAQVAFELVDVAPPAAPAGTAKLVRVSGTPAGIEALEAAGLDVTHARGEGWADVIVSGSEQLDLLKRSGLGFETRIADLNESAARAREADRRYAATVGAAGSPLPSGRTEYRTYEDVQAELKQLVEGNPGLVREVVFGTSFQGRELSGVEIGSDVDGADGRPVYFVMGVHHAREWPSVEASMELAHLLVQQQDDPRIADLLARERIVILPLVNPDGFISSRNAFDLGDTLGQDPNVTLVEAVAPFGGTFAYRRKNCNGEIGGPEVPCELAWGVDPNRNYGNLWGGNGASSDVTSQSYHGPGPRSESEVQAVWDYVRTHHVTTLISIHNVAALVLRPPGLKGAGLAPDEERMKQIGDAMGAAAGYVSQYGFQLYDTAGTTEDDSYAGTGGYGFTIEMGPPDGNFHMPYETGVVAEWTGENEHANGSGGLREALLIGAEAAASAADHAVLQGTAPAGNVLRLRKQFETLTSSYCEKGIEPVVNVGLPIVCLTGEQPPQTLQDEQDTTTTVPADGAFEWHIGQSTRPFVGGGAVIETLTDVDPPLATFNGAPGVPTETVNHEFSLPADLPADKLRIALTLTPPEDYDIEVFRKEEDGSLTPLGSSANLPGENEEVVVDAPQPGDYVVAVHYFAAATGLYEVTVTRATVSREVTTGHKEAYELTCETPDGGVLERHSLVIDRGQSVALNLGCGSGPSTFGDGTPISGDPDAPPPSTAPAVDGVPVP; translated from the coding sequence ATGCGCAGACTCACCGTGCCCGGGCTGGCGATCGCCTTCGTGCTGGGCGTCACGGCGCCCGCTCATGCGGCGCCGGAGGCTCCCAGCGTGCTGCCGGCGGTCACGAAGACCCTCTCCGGCGCGAGCTGCTCCACCGCGGCCTACACGGCTCCGATGTCCGGCTACCTCGACGTGCGCCTGCGCGGCGCCGGCGACTGGGACCTGGAGCTGCGTGACGGCGCGCAACGGCTCGCGGCCTCACGCGGGTTCGGCGGTCGCGAGGTCGTCCAGGCATGGGTGCAGGCCGGTCAGCGCCTGACGGCGCAGGGGTGCCGCGCCGACGGTGCGGGTCGCAACGCGCAGGTGGCGTTCGAGCTGGTGGACGTGGCGCCCCCCGCCGCGCCCGCCGGCACGGCGAAGCTCGTGCGCGTGAGCGGGACCCCCGCAGGCATCGAGGCGCTCGAGGCGGCCGGGCTCGACGTGACCCACGCGCGTGGAGAGGGCTGGGCCGATGTGATCGTCTCGGGTAGTGAGCAGCTCGACCTGCTGAAGCGCTCCGGGCTGGGGTTCGAGACTCGCATCGCCGACCTCAACGAGTCCGCAGCGCGAGCGCGCGAGGCCGACCGCCGCTATGCGGCGACGGTCGGCGCGGCCGGCTCGCCGCTGCCGTCGGGACGGACGGAGTACCGCACCTACGAGGACGTCCAGGCGGAGCTGAAGCAGCTGGTGGAAGGCAACCCGGGCCTCGTGCGCGAGGTGGTCTTCGGCACGTCGTTCCAGGGGCGCGAGCTGTCCGGCGTCGAGATCGGCAGCGACGTCGACGGCGCCGACGGGCGCCCCGTGTACTTCGTCATGGGCGTGCACCACGCCCGCGAGTGGCCCTCCGTGGAGGCGTCGATGGAGCTCGCCCATCTGCTCGTCCAGCAGCAGGACGACCCGCGCATCGCCGACCTGCTGGCCCGCGAGCGGATCGTGATCCTGCCGCTGGTCAACCCCGACGGCTTCATCTCGTCGCGCAACGCCTTCGATCTCGGCGACACCCTCGGCCAGGACCCGAACGTCACGCTGGTGGAGGCGGTCGCCCCGTTCGGCGGAACGTTCGCCTACCGGCGCAAGAACTGCAACGGCGAGATCGGCGGGCCGGAAGTCCCGTGCGAGCTCGCCTGGGGCGTGGATCCCAACCGCAACTACGGCAACCTGTGGGGTGGCAACGGCGCGTCGTCCGACGTGACCTCGCAGAGCTATCACGGCCCCGGGCCGCGCTCGGAGTCCGAGGTGCAGGCGGTGTGGGACTACGTGCGCACCCACCACGTGACCACGCTGATCTCGATCCACAACGTGGCTGCGCTCGTGCTGCGCCCGCCGGGTCTGAAGGGCGCGGGCCTCGCACCGGACGAGGAACGGATGAAGCAGATCGGCGACGCCATGGGCGCGGCGGCCGGCTATGTGTCCCAGTACGGCTTCCAGCTCTACGACACGGCGGGCACGACCGAGGACGACAGCTACGCCGGCACCGGCGGCTACGGCTTCACGATCGAGATGGGCCCGCCCGACGGCAACTTCCACATGCCGTACGAGACCGGCGTCGTGGCCGAGTGGACGGGTGAGAACGAGCACGCCAACGGCAGCGGCGGGCTGCGCGAGGCGCTGCTCATCGGAGCGGAGGCGGCGGCAAGCGCTGCCGACCACGCCGTGCTCCAGGGCACGGCGCCCGCGGGGAACGTGCTGCGGTTGCGCAAGCAGTTCGAGACGCTCACGAGCTCCTACTGCGAGAAGGGGATCGAGCCGGTTGTCAACGTGGGCCTGCCGATTGTCTGCCTCACCGGCGAGCAGCCGCCGCAGACGCTCCAGGACGAGCAGGACACGACCACGACCGTGCCGGCGGACGGCGCGTTCGAGTGGCACATCGGGCAGTCCACCCGCCCGTTCGTGGGCGGCGGCGCCGTGATCGAGACGCTCACCGACGTCGATCCGCCGCTCGCCACCTTCAACGGCGCGCCGGGCGTGCCGACCGAGACGGTCAACCACGAGTTCAGCCTGCCCGCCGACCTGCCGGCGGACAAGCTGCGGATCGCCCTTACCCTGACGCCCCCGGAGGACTACGACATCGAGGTCTTCCGCAAGGAGGAGGATGGGTCGCTCACGCCGCTGGGCAGCTCGGCGAACCTCCCGGGCGAGAACGAGGAGGTCGTGGTCGACGCGCCGCAGCCGGGTGACTACGTGGTGGCCGTGCACTACTTCGCCGCGGCCACCGGGCTCTACGAGGTGACCGTCACGCGTGCCACCGTGAGCCGCGAGGTCACCACGGGTCACAAGGAGGCATACGAGCTGACCTGCGAGACGCCGGACGGCGGCGTGCTCGAGCGCCACTCGCTGGTGATCGACCGCGGCCAGAGCGTCGCGCTGAACCTCGGCTGTGGGAGCGGCCCGTCGACATTCGGCGATGGGACCCCGATCTCCGGCGACCCCGACGCGCCGCCGCCGTCGACAGCGCCGGCGGTGGACGGAGTGCCGGTGCCCTAG
- a CDS encoding dihydrofolate reductase family protein has protein sequence MGKIVISENVSLDGVIEDPAGDEGFRLGGWVGQIKDREAVGKAVLDEALGAEALLLGRRSYEFFAARWPSRGGELADRLNSLPKYVVSSTLEDPDWNNSTLLKGDVVNEVSKLKQELDGEIVVYGSIQLVHTLMEHDLVDELRLMIYPVVLGAGKRLFGETSDKKPLRLVATQPVGDGVAFLTYEPVRDA, from the coding sequence ATGGGAAAGATCGTCATCAGCGAGAACGTCTCGCTCGACGGAGTCATCGAGGACCCCGCCGGTGACGAGGGCTTCAGGCTCGGCGGCTGGGTCGGCCAGATCAAAGACCGCGAAGCGGTCGGCAAGGCCGTGCTCGACGAGGCGCTCGGCGCCGAGGCCCTGCTGCTGGGTCGGCGGAGCTACGAGTTCTTCGCGGCGCGGTGGCCATCCCGGGGCGGCGAGCTGGCGGACAGGTTGAACAGCCTGCCCAAGTACGTCGTGTCCTCGACCCTCGAAGACCCCGACTGGAACAACTCGACCCTACTGAAGGGCGACGTGGTGAACGAGGTCTCGAAGCTGAAGCAGGAGCTAGACGGGGAAATCGTCGTCTACGGGAGTATCCAGCTCGTACACACGCTGATGGAGCACGACCTCGTCGACGAACTGCGGCTGATGATCTACCCGGTCGTGCTCGGGGCCGGCAAGCGCCTCTTCGGCGAGACCAGCGACAAGAAACCCCTACGCCTCGTCGCCACCCAGCCCGTGGGCGACGGCGTCGCCTTTCTCACCTACGAGCCCGTCCGAGACGCCTAG
- a CDS encoding pyridoxamine 5'-phosphate oxidase family protein, which yields MNQIEDTAAEALLIVERNMYMTLATADGDGRPWASPVWYAPAIDTEFLWVSEPEARHSRNIAVRREVAIVIFDSTVPIGAAAALYLEAVAEQLSGEAVEGAIAAYSRRSQECGARAWDAADVRPPADSSLYRATAVTQFVLGPGDRRLPVSNRR from the coding sequence ATGAACCAGATCGAGGACACCGCCGCCGAAGCGCTGCTGATCGTCGAGCGGAACATGTACATGACCCTGGCCACGGCCGACGGCGACGGCCGTCCGTGGGCATCGCCCGTCTGGTACGCGCCGGCCATCGATACCGAATTCCTTTGGGTGTCCGAGCCGGAGGCGCGACATTCGCGCAACATCGCCGTCCGCCGCGAGGTCGCGATCGTGATCTTCGACTCCACGGTGCCAATCGGCGCCGCTGCGGCCCTCTACCTCGAAGCCGTCGCGGAGCAGCTCTCCGGCGAGGCCGTCGAGGGGGCGATCGCCGCCTACTCACGGCGCTCGCAGGAATGCGGCGCTCGCGCGTGGGACGCGGCGGACGTCCGGCCGCCGGCGGACTCCAGCCTCTACCGGGCCACGGCAGTCACCCAGTTCGTGCTCGGGCCCGGCGACAGGCGTCTGCCGGTGAGCAATCGAAGGTGA
- a CDS encoding FAD-dependent monooxygenase codes for MTEHAVVIAGGGPTGMMLAAELALAKVDVAIVERRAGQDLDGSRAGGLHSRTIEVLDQRGIADRFLSEGQVAQVGSFAGTSLDISDFPTRHNYGLGLWQNQIERILAGWVEELAVTIQRGRDVTGFAQDDISVTVDLSDGQSLRAQYLVGCDGGRSLVRKTAGIEFPGWDPSTSCLIAEVEMREEPELGMRRDDKGVHGLGKLNYEIRDGEIVYMDGGPVRVMVTEGHLGAASAPTLRDLSQALIGVYGTDYGLRSATWISRFTDMTRQAASYREGRVLLAGDAAHVHFPVGGQGLNTGVQDAVNLGWKLAQVVKQTSPESLLDSYHAERHPVAARVLRNTMAQTALTRSDDRIDALRDTLAELVSMDEPRKRLAGMISGLDIHYDLGEGHPLLGRRMPDLDLDTADGPLRVFTLLHDARPVLLNLGEPVGFDITRWADRVQMIDAEYVGPWELPVLGTVTAPTAVLIRPDGHVAWVGDLTDPGLPDALTTWFGPPTAT; via the coding sequence ATGACCGAGCATGCGGTGGTGATCGCCGGAGGAGGTCCGACGGGGATGATGTTGGCGGCCGAGTTGGCGTTGGCGAAGGTCGACGTCGCGATCGTGGAGCGGCGCGCCGGCCAGGACCTCGACGGCTCGCGCGCAGGGGGTCTGCACTCGCGCACCATCGAGGTGCTGGATCAGCGTGGAATTGCCGATCGGTTCCTCTCGGAGGGGCAGGTGGCTCAGGTCGGCAGCTTCGCCGGGACCTCTCTGGACATCAGCGACTTTCCCACCCGCCACAACTACGGGCTGGGGCTGTGGCAGAACCAGATCGAGCGCATCCTGGCGGGCTGGGTCGAGGAGCTGGCGGTGACGATCCAGCGCGGACGGGACGTAACGGGCTTCGCGCAGGACGACATCAGCGTCACCGTCGACCTGTCCGACGGCCAGTCCCTGCGGGCGCAATATCTCGTCGGGTGCGACGGAGGTCGCAGCCTGGTCCGCAAGACGGCCGGCATCGAGTTCCCGGGGTGGGACCCGTCAACCAGCTGCCTGATCGCCGAGGTCGAGATGCGCGAGGAGCCGGAGCTGGGCATGCGCCGCGATGACAAGGGCGTTCATGGGCTCGGCAAGCTGAACTACGAGATCCGCGACGGCGAGATCGTCTACATGGATGGGGGGCCGGTACGGGTCATGGTGACCGAAGGGCACCTCGGAGCCGCGAGCGCCCCCACGCTCCGTGATCTCAGCCAGGCCCTCATCGGCGTGTACGGGACGGATTACGGGCTGCGCAGTGCCACCTGGATCTCGAGGTTCACAGACATGACCCGGCAGGCGGCGTCCTACCGGGAGGGACGGGTGCTGCTCGCGGGTGACGCCGCGCACGTGCACTTCCCGGTCGGCGGGCAGGGCCTCAACACCGGCGTGCAGGACGCGGTGAACCTGGGATGGAAGCTGGCCCAGGTGGTCAAGCAGACATCGCCGGAAAGCCTCCTGGACTCCTACCACGCCGAGCGGCACCCGGTCGCTGCCCGCGTGCTGCGCAACACCATGGCGCAGACCGCGCTCACCCGCAGCGACGACCGTATCGACGCCTTGCGCGACACCTTGGCCGAGCTGGTGAGCATGGACGAGCCTCGCAAGCGGCTCGCCGGGATGATCTCCGGTCTCGACATTCACTACGACCTCGGTGAGGGACACCCGCTGCTCGGGCGCCGCATGCCCGACCTCGACCTGGACACCGCCGACGGTCCGCTGCGCGTGTTCACCCTCCTGCACGACGCCCGGCCCGTGCTGCTCAACCTCGGTGAGCCCGTCGGCTTTGACATCACCCGTTGGGCGGACCGGGTTCAGATGATCGACGCCGAGTACGTGGGTCCGTGGGAGCTTCCTGTCCTTGGCACGGTCACCGCTCCCACCGCCGTGCTGATCCGGCCCGACGGACATGTCGCCTGGGTGGGAGACCTCACCGATCCGGGGCTCCCCGACGCGCTCACCACCTGGTTCGGACCGCCGACTGCGACGTAG
- a CDS encoding DUF222 domain-containing protein, which yields MHGAGPATKAGGKPSAAATWEPGALAGFDVEALETERLEAEITTLAGHIAAATCRWLLLVGEFDRREAWAGWGCRSCAHWLSWQCAMGLRAAREHVRVARALGGLPGIRSEFAEGRLSYSQARALTRVAEPDREEELLTLAQHATAAQLEQLVRGYLRASELRDQARDSYDRRELMWWHEDDGSLVIHARLPADDGALVLEALRATADRLRDTNRSAPLGAPPAADTGGEGSAEPPGDNASAEPPGGESSAEPPGDDASAEPAGDGSAEPRRPPPRTLLADALAELARGTGERDAHTTRDDFQVVVNVDLESLAADAAGGARLACGTVLAPETARRLGCDQQVTALRHTDGGARGDARRARFSSPRLNRLLDQRDGGCRFPGCTHTRHLHTHHIVHWAYGGATSPENLVRLCSHHHRLVHEGGYTISGDPTGELVFRRPDGRSLPERPARRGGCAVTLRELNRRRGVHPGATTITPARVGDSLDMDLAVTVLVNST from the coding sequence ATGCATGGTGCTGGGCCGGCCACGAAGGCGGGCGGCAAGCCGTCGGCGGCCGCGACGTGGGAACCAGGGGCGCTGGCCGGGTTCGACGTCGAGGCGCTCGAGACGGAGCGGCTGGAGGCGGAGATCACGACGCTGGCGGGGCACATCGCCGCCGCGACGTGCCGCTGGCTCCTGCTCGTGGGTGAGTTCGATCGCCGCGAGGCGTGGGCGGGTTGGGGCTGTCGGTCGTGCGCGCACTGGCTGTCGTGGCAGTGCGCGATGGGCTTGCGAGCCGCGCGCGAGCACGTGCGGGTGGCGCGCGCGCTTGGCGGGCTGCCCGGAATCCGGTCGGAGTTCGCGGAGGGCCGGTTGAGCTATTCGCAGGCGCGCGCTCTCACCCGCGTCGCCGAGCCAGACCGAGAGGAAGAGCTGCTGACGCTCGCGCAACATGCGACCGCGGCACAGCTCGAGCAGCTCGTGCGCGGATACCTCAGGGCCAGTGAGCTGCGCGACCAGGCGCGTGACAGCTACGACCGCCGCGAACTGATGTGGTGGCACGAGGACGACGGCAGCCTCGTGATCCACGCTCGCCTCCCCGCCGACGACGGCGCGCTCGTGCTCGAAGCTCTCAGAGCGACCGCCGACCGGCTGCGCGACACCAACCGCAGCGCGCCCCTGGGTGCGCCACCCGCTGCCGATACCGGCGGGGAGGGTTCCGCGGAACCGCCCGGCGACAATGCTTCCGCGGAACCGCCCGGCGGGGAGAGTTCCGCGGAACCGCCCGGCGACGATGCTTCCGCGGAACCCGCGGGCGACGGTTCCGCGGAACCGCGCCGGCCGCCGCCCCGGACGTTGCTCGCCGACGCCCTCGCCGAGCTCGCGCGCGGAACAGGCGAGCGGGACGCGCACACGACCAGAGACGACTTCCAGGTCGTGGTCAACGTCGATCTCGAGTCCCTCGCAGCCGACGCCGCGGGAGGTGCCCGGCTCGCCTGCGGGACGGTTCTCGCGCCCGAGACCGCGCGCCGCCTGGGCTGCGACCAGCAGGTCACAGCCCTCCGCCACACCGACGGCGGCGCCCGCGGAGACGCACGCAGAGCGAGGTTCTCCTCACCGCGACTCAACCGCCTCCTCGACCAGCGCGACGGCGGCTGCCGTTTCCCGGGGTGCACGCACACCCGGCACCTCCACACACATCACATCGTGCATTGGGCGTACGGCGGCGCCACGAGCCCGGAGAACCTCGTCCGGCTGTGCTCGCACCACCACCGCCTCGTGCACGAGGGCGGCTACACGATCTCCGGGGACCCCACCGGGGAGCTCGTCTTCCGCCGCCCCGACGGCCGGAGCCTCCCGGAGCGCCCAGCCCGCCGCGGCGGCTGCGCCGTGACCCTGAGAGAACTCAACCGCCGCCGGGGCGTGCATCCCGGGGCCACGACCATCACGCCCGCCCGAGTCGGCGACAGCCTCGACATGGACTTGGCCGTCACCGTGCTCGTCAACAGCACGTGA